One window of the Sulfitobacter alexandrii genome contains the following:
- a CDS encoding class II aldolase/adducin family protein gives MEQTMGTQGTKPAGMSDAEWEVRVDLAAAYRLIAHFGMDDLIYNHISARVPGPEEHFLLNPFGVLYEEVTASSLIKVDLDGNKIDKTEENINPAGYVIHSCVHRERPDLTCIIHTHTTAGVGVSAQAEGLLPLSQTSLLYWDLIGYHEFEGLALNMEEQQRLLADLGPERHMLILRNHGLLACGRSIPEAFIMMFYLEQACRIQIAAQAAGSLHIPPKEVQQLAHKQAMTGLGADLGTREFAALKRRLDRLGAEYAV, from the coding sequence ATGGAACAGACTATGGGTACACAAGGTACCAAGCCCGCCGGCATGTCGGATGCGGAATGGGAGGTCCGAGTCGACCTCGCCGCGGCCTACCGCCTGATCGCGCATTTCGGGATGGATGACCTGATCTACAACCACATCTCGGCGCGTGTGCCGGGGCCCGAGGAACACTTCCTGCTGAACCCTTTCGGCGTGCTCTACGAGGAGGTCACGGCATCTTCTCTGATCAAGGTCGATCTTGACGGCAACAAGATCGACAAGACCGAGGAGAACATCAATCCGGCGGGCTACGTGATCCACTCCTGCGTGCACCGCGAACGGCCGGATCTCACCTGCATCATCCACACCCACACCACTGCCGGCGTCGGCGTATCAGCGCAGGCGGAGGGGTTGTTACCCCTGAGCCAGACCAGCCTGCTCTACTGGGATCTGATCGGTTACCATGAATTCGAGGGTCTGGCCCTGAACATGGAAGAGCAGCAGAGGCTGCTGGCCGACCTTGGTCCGGAACGGCACATGCTGATCCTGCGCAACCACGGTCTGCTGGCGTGTGGCCGGTCGATCCCCGAGGCGTTCATCATGATGTTCTACCTGGAGCAGGCCTGCCGCATCCAGATCGCGGCCCAGGCCGCAGGGTCGCTTCATATTCCGCCGAAAGAGGTGCAGCAGCTGGCGCACAAGCAGGCCATGACCGGACTGGGTGCTGATCTTGGCACGCGGGAGTTCGCCGCGCTTAAGCGGCGGCTGGATCGGCTGGGAGCAGAATACGCCGTTTGA
- a CDS encoding ketopantoate reductase family protein, with protein sequence MTLRIGIVGAGAIGGFFAAHLGQAGAEIRLLARGATLAALREKGVQLEHDGGRIHMEPTVVSDDPAQLGPVDILMITVKGQDTAAAIANLDPMIGPETRLLSLQNGLAGLEVMADTYGADRVFSGITYVPAGVTEPGQVRHTGAVTRTLFGPYVAGAAHPNGPRLAELGAAAGLDMSYLEEPLPEIWAKFVMLAPFHIVCALTRAPLGAWIDCSETREVYRAAMAEVAALARARGVDLPADIVDRHLAFSVSQADRRTRASMLDDLERGRATELEATVGWLVREARRLSVPVPVHDMGYALLKPLSAGRPPAGSAA encoded by the coding sequence GTGACCTTGCGGATCGGGATCGTCGGCGCGGGCGCCATCGGCGGGTTCTTTGCTGCCCACCTTGGCCAGGCCGGTGCGGAAATCCGGCTGCTGGCGCGGGGGGCGACACTGGCCGCGCTGCGCGAGAAGGGCGTGCAGCTCGAGCACGACGGAGGCCGCATTCACATGGAGCCGACCGTCGTTTCCGACGATCCGGCGCAACTGGGTCCGGTGGATATCCTGATGATAACGGTCAAGGGGCAGGACACCGCGGCGGCGATTGCCAACCTCGATCCGATGATCGGGCCGGAGACCCGTCTTCTCAGCCTGCAGAACGGATTGGCGGGTCTCGAGGTCATGGCGGACACCTATGGCGCAGACCGCGTGTTCAGCGGCATCACCTATGTGCCCGCCGGCGTGACCGAGCCGGGGCAGGTGCGCCACACCGGGGCCGTCACCCGAACCCTGTTCGGTCCCTACGTGGCCGGCGCGGCGCATCCGAACGGGCCGCGGCTTGCCGAACTGGGTGCGGCCGCAGGTCTCGACATGTCCTACCTCGAAGAGCCGCTGCCGGAAATCTGGGCAAAGTTCGTCATGCTGGCCCCGTTCCACATCGTATGCGCGCTCACCCGCGCGCCGCTGGGCGCATGGATCGACTGCTCCGAGACCCGCGAGGTCTACCGCGCAGCGATGGCGGAAGTGGCGGCGCTGGCACGAGCGCGCGGTGTCGATCTGCCTGCCGACATCGTCGATCGCCACCTCGCGTTTTCCGTCTCGCAAGCCGACCGGCGGACGCGCGCGTCGATGCTCGACGACCTTGAACGTGGCCGCGCGACCGAGCTCGAGGCGACCGTGGGCTGGCTGGTGCGCGAGGCCAGGCGCCTTTCGGTGCCGGTGCCCGTCCACGACATGGGCTACGCGCTGCTCAAGCCTCTGTCGGCGGGACGCCCCCCGGCGGGGAGCGCCGCGTGA
- a CDS encoding TRAP transporter substrate-binding protein encodes MKLNRRTFFKSGALGAGAMTLAAPAIAQNRRELTMVMAWPHNFPGLASIAYNFAKYVEELSDGSITINVNAAGELVGAFEVFDAVGQGTADFYHASPMFLAGKWQPVTFFGLVPFGLNANEHCAWMYFGGGEELQDKPYREMFNLKGFTCGHTGTQMAGWFNEEINSLDDFKGVKMRSSGIAGEVMRRVGASAVMIPPQEIFTSLQSGAIDATELCCAWLDSANGFHQYAKYYYAPGWQEVNSAGEIGMNADLWDDFSAHEKVIVRHAVQSANSINIGEWPYYNARAMDTLRNDHGVDVRLYPDDVLEALAITSAEVVAELGETDDYARDIYASWKEYRDTALRYSALVDYPLYRARKIAFEAGA; translated from the coding sequence ATGAAACTCAATCGACGCACGTTCTTCAAATCGGGCGCTCTCGGGGCGGGGGCCATGACCCTGGCCGCGCCCGCAATCGCACAGAATCGGCGGGAACTGACGATGGTCATGGCTTGGCCGCACAATTTCCCGGGGCTGGCTTCCATCGCGTATAATTTTGCCAAGTACGTCGAGGAACTGTCGGACGGTTCGATCACCATCAACGTCAACGCGGCGGGTGAACTTGTCGGCGCCTTCGAGGTGTTCGATGCCGTGGGCCAGGGGACGGCGGATTTCTACCATGCCTCGCCGATGTTCCTGGCGGGCAAGTGGCAGCCGGTCACGTTTTTCGGGCTGGTGCCCTTCGGGCTGAACGCGAACGAACACTGCGCCTGGATGTATTTCGGCGGCGGCGAGGAGCTGCAGGACAAGCCCTACCGCGAGATGTTCAATCTCAAGGGGTTCACCTGCGGTCACACGGGTACGCAGATGGCCGGCTGGTTCAACGAGGAAATCAATTCCCTCGACGACTTCAAGGGCGTCAAGATGCGCAGCTCCGGCATCGCGGGCGAAGTGATGCGCCGTGTCGGCGCCAGCGCGGTGATGATTCCCCCGCAGGAGATCTTCACCTCCCTGCAGTCGGGGGCCATCGACGCGACCGAGCTCTGCTGTGCATGGCTGGACAGCGCCAACGGCTTCCATCAATACGCCAAGTACTACTATGCGCCCGGCTGGCAGGAAGTGAACAGCGCCGGCGAGATCGGCATGAACGCGGACCTCTGGGACGATTTCAGCGCGCACGAAAAGGTCATCGTCCGTCACGCGGTGCAGTCCGCGAACTCCATCAACATCGGCGAATGGCCCTACTACAACGCCCGCGCGATGGACACACTGCGCAACGACCACGGCGTCGATGTACGGCTCTATCCCGATGACGTGCTCGAAGCTCTGGCGATCACCTCGGCCGAAGTCGTGGCTGAACTGGGCGAAACGGACGACTACGCGCGCGATATCTACGCCAGCTGGAAGGAATACCGCGACACCGCGCTGCGCTATTCCGCGCTGGTGGATTACCCGCTCTATCGCGCGCGCAAGATCGCTTTCGAAGCCGGGGCCTGA